From Streptomyces yatensis, one genomic window encodes:
- a CDS encoding DNA-binding protein — MARRKLSHEGTLVLDCEGLSKLVNDHEPAVALVAEARKRGMEVVISALTIIEAAHRRTDRPRLAWVLSGTRIVPVGDEDAKRASALLIAAGLHGHKYAIDAAVAEMALRQRRPVVMLTSDLDDMTKLCGEKVRLVAV, encoded by the coding sequence GTGGCCCGCCGCAAGCTGAGCCACGAGGGCACCCTCGTCCTCGACTGTGAGGGCCTCTCGAAGCTTGTGAACGATCACGAGCCCGCGGTCGCCCTGGTCGCGGAAGCCCGCAAGCGCGGCATGGAAGTGGTGATCAGCGCGCTGACCATCATCGAAGCCGCACACCGCCGGACCGACAGGCCGCGGCTGGCCTGGGTTCTGTCGGGCACACGGATCGTGCCCGTCGGCGACGAGGACGCGAAACGCGCCTCCGCACTGCTGATCGCCGCCGGGCTGCACGGACACAAGTACGCCATCGATGCCGCGGTTGCCGAGATGGCACTGCGCCAGCGTCGCCCCGTCGTCATGCTCACCTCGGACCTCGATGACATGACGAAGCTCTGCGGGGAGAAGGTCCGTCTCGTCGCGGTGTAA
- a CDS encoding class I SAM-dependent methyltransferase, translated as MPLDEGLALYAAAVEVAAPGLPLLEVGTYCGRSTILLADAARAAGTVVVTVDHHRGSEEQQPGWEYHDPEVVDPEVGRMDTLPTFRRTLHRAGLEDHVIAVVGRSPRVAAVWGRPVGLVFIDGGHTDEHANADYEGWAPHVAPDGLLVIHDVFPDPADGGQAPYRIYRRALGSGAFAEVSATRSLRVLRRTATAPAA; from the coding sequence ATGCCGCTGGACGAGGGGCTGGCGCTGTATGCCGCGGCCGTTGAGGTCGCGGCGCCGGGGCTGCCGCTGCTCGAGGTCGGTACGTACTGCGGGCGCTCCACCATTCTGCTGGCCGACGCCGCCCGCGCGGCGGGGACGGTCGTCGTGACCGTGGACCACCACCGGGGCTCGGAGGAGCAGCAGCCGGGGTGGGAGTACCACGACCCGGAGGTGGTCGACCCGGAGGTGGGGCGGATGGACACGCTGCCCACCTTCCGCCGCACGCTCCACCGGGCGGGCCTGGAGGACCATGTCATCGCCGTGGTCGGGCGGTCGCCGCGGGTCGCGGCGGTGTGGGGGCGGCCGGTGGGGCTGGTGTTCATCGACGGCGGGCACACCGATGAGCATGCGAACGCCGACTACGAGGGCTGGGCGCCGCACGTGGCACCGGACGGGCTGCTGGTGATCCACGACGTCTTCCCGGACCCGGCCGACGGCGGGCAGGCGCCGTACCGGATCTACCGTCGCGCGCTCGGCTCCGGCGCGTTCGCCGAGGTTTCCGCGACCCGCTCGCTGCGCGTACTGCGCCGCACCGCGACCGCCCCGGCCGCCTGA